The Fluviispira vulneris sequence ATAGTTTCATTTTTTCCTCCATTTCAATGTCGAATTAAAAACGCGGAATTAACTTCCCTCCTATTTACTGTGAGCACAGGTCGATAACGGAAAGCTCATCTATATAACAGGGGCGGGTCATATGCTAATTCAATTTTTAAATTTTATCTTTTCCTATATGGCTATTTTTATTGGAATAATAATTCAATCCGTTTTCCTCATGTTGCCCATCGATTTTAAAAATTGGGATGATGATTCATTAAACGTCATGACATATGTCGCTTTACAAGTGTTCGTGGGAGGGTTGCTTTTTGTCATTTCTCCTTGGTTTTTTGAATCTTCACGATTGAGTGGATTTACCTTGGTAGGCTTTTTTGGGACGATAGGCATTTTGGCCGTTGCAAAAGCCTTAAAAATCATCCCCCTCGAATTTACCCATGCGGTTAAAGAACAAATACATATTCCCAAGAAAATTAATTTCTTTGAGTTTTTTTATACGAAAAGAATGCTTGAATTGGGGGAAATTCCCTTTGACCAGGCCGATGCTGAAATCCGATATAATGCTTTCCGTGAAAGATTGGTACGTACGCGCGCTGATGAGAACGAGACAATCATGGAAGAATTGATAAACATGGAAAATGAATCTGATTAAAATGTCTTAACAATTTTAAAAAAAGCCAATCTTTTCCTTTGTGGCTGTATGGGATAAAACAAAGCAACTCTTGAGCTAAAAATTTATAAAGAGCACCTAAAAGATCATTGCATTTTCTATGGAATGTTTGTATCTATGCCCTTCACAGGTGCAGGAAGAGCTTTACAATCGCTCCTGACTGTGCTTATTCTAAGCATGATTTTTTTTCGTGTTGTTTTTATTTTGTGTTGCCTATACTGGAGGATTACACCGTGGCAAAGGAAAAATTTGAGCGTTCCAAGCCTCATATGAATATCGGTACCATTGGTCACGTTGACCACGGTAAGACCACTCTTACAGCTGCTATCTCTGCTGTTCTCGCTACACGTCAAGGTAAAGTTGCTACTAAATTCGACGAAATCGACAAAGCGCCAGAAGAAAAAGCTCGTGGTATTACCATTAACGCGTCCCACATTGAGTACGAAACCCCTAACCGTCACTACGCGCACGTTGACTGCCCTGGTCACGCTGACTACGTAAAGAACATGATCACTGGTGCCGCTCAGATGGACGGAGCAATCCTCGTTTGTGCAGCAACTGACGGTCCAATGCCTCAAACTCGCGAGCACATCTTGCTTGCGCGTCAGGTAAACGTTCCATACATCGTTGTCTTCTTGAATAAGTGCGACATTGCTGACCCTGAATTAACAGATCTCGTTGAGATGGAAATCCGCGAACTTCTTAGCAAGTATGGTTTCCCAGGTGACGACACCCCTGTTATTCGTGGATCCGCTCTTGCAGCTCTTCAAGCTCCTGGCGACGAAAAAGCTGGTAAAGCAATTGTTGAACTTATGGACGCTGTTGACTCTTTCATTAAAGAGCCACCACGCCCAATCGACAAACCTTTCCTTATGCCAATTGAAGATGTCTTCTCAATTTCTGGCCGTGGTACTGTTTGTACTGGTCGTATTGAACAAGGTATGTGTAAAGTTGGTGAAGAACTTGAAATCGTTGGTATTAAGCCAACTTCCAAGACTATCTGTACTGGTGTTGAAATGTTCCGTAAGGTTCTTGACCAAGGTCAAGCAGGCGACAACGTTGGTGTTCTTCTTCGTGGTACAAAACGTGAAGACGTTGAACGCGGTCAAGTTCTTGCTAAACCAGGATCTATCAAGCCATTCAAGAAGTTTACAGCGCAAATCTACGTTCTTAATAAGGACGAAGGTGGACGCCATAAACCTTTCTTCAAAGGTTACCGCCCACAATTTTATTTCCGTACAACTGACGTAACTGGTGTTGTTGATCTTCCAGCAAGCGTTGAAATGGTTGTTCCTGGAGATAACGTTGAAATCACAGTTGAACTTATTACTCCAGTTGCTATGGAACCAGGTCTACGTTTTGCGATTCGCGAAGGTGGCCGTACAGTTGGTTCAGGCGCTGTTGGTAAGTGCATCGAGTAATCATTTACTGCAGCTCTATGAGCAAAGTTTATGAAAAAGCCTTCAAGAGTTTTTACTTTTGAGGGCTTTTTGTATTTTAATCATTTTTGTATTCGCAGTGTATTGTTCTAATTCTATTTCGTTTTTTTCTCCAATATTCCCTATTTTTTTTACAATATCTGCTATTCTCCATAGGGCAGTATTTAGTTTTTTTCCGAGTTCTGTTTTATTAATTTCAGAATTTTCTAAACAGTTTATAGCTATTGTCAAAGGATTATTTATTTCGTGATTATATGTTGTGATCATAGCATTTAACGCTTCAATTTTTTTTAATTTTGTCATTTCTCTTGAAAGTTCTGCGAGTCTTAAATGGGTTGAAATGCGAGTCACAGCAATTTCAAAATGCACAGGTTTTTTAATATAATCATTGGCTCCTTTTTGCAGACATTCAATTACGTCTGAAGCATCTCCTTTAGAAGTGACCATAATAATTGGAAGTTCGAGTGAGTTATGAGTCTCTCTAATTTTTTCTAGAATTTCTGAACCCAATTTCCCTGGCATCATGATATCCATTAATATTAAATTTATATTATTTTTATTTAATATTTTAAAACATTGTTTATCATTTTCTGCGTAAAAGGTTTTAAAGCCTCCTTTTTGTCTTAATCCTTCCACCAAAACGTTTCTGTCAAATTCACTATCATCGACGATTAAAATATTATTGTTTGTCATTTAAAAAGTTCCTTTTTAAGGATTTTTAATTCACTTTTTAATTTAATGAGCTCAGTGTTTAAATTTTTATATATAGCCAATGCATCTGTAATCTTTTTTTTTCGTCCCATATCTTCTAGTTTTTTGCAATAATCTATAGATTTATCAGCATAAAAATATGACAGAGCTCCTCTTAAAGTATGCGCAGATTTTTCTAAGTTCTCATTATTTTTTTTGTCTATTGCTTTTTTAATCTTTATTAAATATTTTGGAAGCATAGAGAGAAAACTCTCAATAGTTTTTTGCGCTAAATTTTCCATGGCATTAAAATTCATTAAGAAACAATTTTTATTGAATGATAATGAATTATTTTTAATTTTTTTCTTATTAATTTTTTTTCATTTTTATATATCTGGGATTCATTTATATTTAAATTTTTTCTAAGAATCTCAAAATTTATTGGTTTGCTTATATATCCATCCATTCCGCTGGAAAAACATCTATCAATATCTGCCTGCATCGTGCTTGCAGTCAAAGCCAGAATACGAGGGCGCTGTTTA is a genomic window containing:
- the tuf gene encoding elongation factor Tu; protein product: MAKEKFERSKPHMNIGTIGHVDHGKTTLTAAISAVLATRQGKVATKFDEIDKAPEEKARGITINASHIEYETPNRHYAHVDCPGHADYVKNMITGAAQMDGAILVCAATDGPMPQTREHILLARQVNVPYIVVFLNKCDIADPELTDLVEMEIRELLSKYGFPGDDTPVIRGSALAALQAPGDEKAGKAIVELMDAVDSFIKEPPRPIDKPFLMPIEDVFSISGRGTVCTGRIEQGMCKVGEELEIVGIKPTSKTICTGVEMFRKVLDQGQAGDNVGVLLRGTKREDVERGQVLAKPGSIKPFKKFTAQIYVLNKDEGGRHKPFFKGYRPQFYFRTTDVTGVVDLPASVEMVVPGDNVEITVELITPVAMEPGLRFAIREGGRTVGSGAVGKCIE
- a CDS encoding hybrid sensor histidine kinase/response regulator, producing the protein MTNNNILIVDDSEFDRNVLVEGLRQKGGFKTFYAENDKQCFKILNKNNINLILMDIMMPGKLGSEILEKIRETHNSLELPIIMVTSKGDASDVIECLQKGANDYIKKPVHFEIAVTRISTHLRLAELSREMTKLKKIEALNAMITTYNHEINNPLTIAINCLENSEINKTELGKKLNTALWRIADIVKKIGNIGEKNEIELEQYTANTKMIKIQKALKSKNS
- a CDS encoding Hpt domain-containing protein; its protein translation is MNFNAMENLAQKTIESFLSMLPKYLIKIKKAIDKKNNENLEKSAHTLRGALSYFYADKSIDYCKKLEDMGRKKKITDALAIYKNLNTELIKLKSELKILKKELFK